The DNA sequence TTCGCGTCACCGGTGCCGAACGATTCACCTGATTGTCGGCCACGAATATCCGACCGTGTCGTTGGCCGCCGTTGCTCCGCCGTCCGGTGATGCCGAGTGCGGTTCGAATACGCGAAGTCGCTGCAGGGCGCCCGGGCCGACGAATGATTGATACCCTTCCCAAAATCGAATTTCGTATTGGAGGTCATCGTGCGCCTGCGAAGCATGGTCATGTCCTTCGCTGTCCTCCTGGTCGCCGCCGGGGTGGTCGCCCTCTTCGGCCTGGAGCAGGCTCAGGGGGCATCGAACCTGGCGGGATTCACCTGGTCGAACTAGCACGGGTGACAGCAGCGGCCGCCGGGCCAGATGACCCGGCGGCCCCTTCCATTGCAACGGCTCCGGCGCACCATGTGCTCCCACACAGACATGCTCCGTTCGCCGAGATCATCGAGGCGGCGTGATCCGTTCGGCGCGACGGACAGTAGCTGTACGCCGAGCAGGTTGGGGCTTTCGCGCGTACGGCGAAAGAGCACCCGACAGGTGGCGGCACCGTCGGTCGCTCTGGCGTGCTCGGGATATTCCTTGAGGGCGCACCGTTCCCCATAGTCTGGATCGACAAAGTCCTGGCGGTTGGTATCCGTACGGATACCAACCGTCCATGGCAATCTGCCGACTAGGCGCGCACGTTGAAGTTGTCCCGGTCGATGACCCTGTTGTCGAGGAAGAACGACTGCAGGTCGGAGCCGCCCAGGCTGTTCTCTGCCGTGGGGATCATGCACACGCTGTGGCCACGGTTGGTGGTGCTGCGGTGTTCGGTCAGCCAAGGCACCTGGCAGAGGAGCCTTCCCAACCGGTTGGTGTTGAAGTTGAAGGTGAACCCGGCGGGATTGGCGGCGGCGCCCTGCGCGGTGGAGGCGAAGGGGTACTCGTCGCAGGTGTAGCCGGCCGGGCGCGGGTAGCTCGGGCCCGTGGGGCAGGAGGTATTCCGGTTGGCGTCGATCACGGCGCTGTTGGTCGTTCGGGTGAGCTGCGACGGCAGGTTGGTGGTGCGGATGGCATGCCTGATGTGCGAGGCGTACATGGGATAGCGGCTTTCGGGGACGTCGAGGGTCGGGACGAAGTCCTGATTGGCGCAGCCCGCGGTGCCACCCGGAAGCGCGTCGTCGCAGCGGTGACCTGGGTAGTTGGTCCACAACGTGGTGGTCACCTGGTTGACCGTCGCCGGGTTGACGAACCAGAATCCCCAGTCCGACCTCGAACCCCAGTACTGGCC is a window from the Polymorphospora rubra genome containing:
- a CDS encoding NucA/NucB deoxyribonuclease domain-containing protein, encoding MNVLPARWLARVAVGLLMAAGTVFAVSPVTAAAAPASVAPPPGCTTSGVPDGMVGCLRLGVSAPASVRTTAAPAAVPAGCGNGNWVNMSRFVMCKSGGGLYQVIVAQGGSVVGEIYFNYSSMVTLQARDLRWTQSFEYSPVRAWGVLGTPTLWSVPDCMFYCSIVGGNPPTGSALSVLSGSATFTSPRLPGQYWGSRSDWGFWFVNPATVNQVTTTLWTNYPGHRCDDALPGGTAGCANQDFVPTLDVPESRYPMYASHIRHAIRTTNLPSQLTRTTNSAVIDANRNTSCPTGPSYPRPAGYTCDEYPFASTAQGAAANPAGFTFNFNTNRLGRLLCQVPWLTEHRSTTNRGHSVCMIPTAENSLGGSDLQSFFLDNRVIDRDNFNVRA